Part of the Rhizobium tropici CIAT 899 genome, CCCTGGCAGAACGCCTTATCTGTGAAGTCCTGGTCGGTGGCCTCGCCTACTCGGCCCTCATCCTTCTCCTATGCAGAGAAAGGGTCCTCTTCCTCGTGCGAACGACGCTGCAAGGCCGTCGCGCGAAGGCACAGTAGCAGTCGTCGCGAACAAGGACGGAAAAGGCTCATTCCATCTCGCGATAGAATACCAAGTCGGAAAGGCGCCTCATGACACTGGTTACGTTCATCATTCCCGTTCGCCATCAGGCCAATTCCAATGATTGGCCGGCGCTGAAACGGCGGCTGTCGCAAACGATCGCATCGATCGCCGGGCAGTCCAACAAAAACTGGCGCGGCGTAGTCGTCGCCAATGAAGGCGCCGATCTTCCGGATCTGCCGCCGAATTTTACGGCGGAGCGCGTGACCTTCCCGCCAAACCAGCTGCATGACATCAATGGCGCCGATCGCGAGAAGGTCTATGATGCGTTCCGGCTGGACAAGGGCCGCCGCGTGTTGAGCGGCATGCTATCGGCGCGGGATACCCGTTTCTTCATGATCGTCGACGACGATGATTTCGTCAGCGCCAACATCGTGGATTTCGCCGCCGGAAATACCGATGCCAACGGCTGGAAAATCAACCGGGGCTATCTTTGGAACGAAGGCGGCAGGCTGCTTATGCATCACAACGACTTCGCCAATTATTGCGGTACGTCGCTGATCATTCGCTCCGATCTCTATCGCTTGCCGGCGACCTTCGAGGATGCCGAGGTCGATTACATCAAATCCATGCTCGGCAGCCACGTGCGCATCGGCAAGCTGCTGGCCGACGCCGGCTCTCCGCTCGGCTCGCTGCCCTTCCGCGGCGCGATCTATCGGGTCGGCCATGCCGGCGCCCACAGCAAATCCTCCAATCTCATCAGGACCCATTTCCTCAACCGGTCGGTGCTGACAAGTCCGCGCCAGTTCCTGGGCAACCTTTCGCGGGTGCGCCCGCTCGATCGAAATTTGAGAAACGAATTTTTCGGCGCGCGGGCCGCCGGATAGCTTAAGGCATAACCTTTTCCCCCATGAGGTTTCGATCAATGCCGGCTGATGCAACGAGACACAGATATGCTGCCCTGGATGCGATGCGCGGTCTGGCGGCATTCGCCGTTGTCGTCTATCACCTCGACAGGCCCTATGCGCCTTCGGCCTATATCGCGGTCGATTTCTTCTTCGTGCTCAGCGGCTTCGTGATTGCCAGGGCCTATGGTGAAAAACTCGCGAGCGGCATGACCGTGCTGGCCTTCATGAAGGCTCGCTACGCGCGTCTCTATCCGCTCTTTCTCATCGGCAGCGTCTACGGCCTTGTGCAATTGCTGCTGCACTGGCAGGCATCCGGTGTCGGACGGGCCGATCTTGCCGCGAGCATCCTTACGACCATATTCATGCTGCCTTCGCCGAGTTTTCTGACGCGGTCGGCGGGCGATATCTTGGCGCTTTATCCGCTGAATGGCCCCGCCTGGTCGCTGTTTTGGGAGCTGCTGGCCAATCTCATATTCGCGCTCGTGCTGTTCAGATTGAAGACGCGGAGCCTGATCCTCATAGCCACTGCATCTCTGGCGCTGCTGATCGGCTCCGTCTTCCTGCACAAATCGCTCGATCTGGGCTGGGAATGGCTCTCGGTGGACGGCGGCTTTGCCCGCGTCTTCTTTTCCTTCACGCTCGGAATGATCATCTACCGGCTTCGAAACAGCACCGCGATTGGCTGGACCATGAACAGCTATGCCGCCCTGCTGCCCATTGCGGTGATCTTAATCTTGCTGTTTCTCCCCACATATTCGCTGAAATATGCGCTTGTTTTCTGCATCCTGATCTCGCCGCTCATCGTCCTTGCCGGCACGATGCTGGAACTGCCAGAGAGGCTGCAACGGCTCGGCATCTTTCTCGGCTATCTCTCCTATCCCATCTATATGTGCCATCGCGGCTTCACTGAGATTTACGGGCATCTGATGCGCGATACCCACTTACCGCAGGCCGTCTACATCGCGATCTATCTCGTCGCGATTTCCATCATCGCGTTCGTCTCTGCCAAGCTTGCTGAAATCCTGGTTCGCTATATCGGCGCCTCGAAAGGCGCTCACAAAGGCATCGAAGCCAGCCAACGCGGCTGACTGTCTCCGGAGATCACGTGTGGACGGCGGCAAGTGCGATGGCATCTGCGACCTCGTCACACCGCTCCGAAAGATTGGCCGTCGCAACGCGCAAGTGGCTGCTGGGCAGGATCGAGAATTTTGCACCGGGATGCACGGCAATGCCCCGAGCGGCAAGCGTCACCATTGCGAAGGGCTCCGACGAGACCGGCACCCAGGCACATAGTCCCTCTCCATGCCACGCATCGACGCCGCGCTCGCGAAGCGCATCGATGAGGCCTGCGCGGCGTTCCCGATAGGTCCTGCGGGCATGATCCAGGCACGATGCCGTCGCCGGATCGCGCAGCAGCCAGGCAGCCGCCGCCTGCAGAATACGGCTGGTCCAGCCGGAACTGAAGCTGCGATAGGACTGGATCTGATCGATGATCGCCCGTGAGCTCGACAATACGGCGAGGCGCAGGTCCGGCCCGTGCGTCTTCGAGTAAGACAGAATATGGATGACCCGATCCGGAAAGAGATGCCCCATCGAATGACGTGGTGCCGTCGAGATATCGGCAATGCCATCGTCCTCGACGATCAGCGTGTCCTTGTCGCGAAGGATCTCCGCGAGGCTTGCCATGCGCGCCGGGCTCACGCTCTGGCCGGTGACGGAATGGATGCGCGGCTGGAAGATGAACGCAACCGGGCGATATTTTAGCGCTTCCTCCAGCGAGGCCGACAGCGGCCCCTCCTCGTCGCATTTCACCGGAATGATGCGGGCGCCCCGATCCTCGAGAATATCGAGAAGCCGCATGCCCGTCGGATCTTCGATCGCAACGGCAGCACCCGGCATGACGAGGGCGTTGATCAGGGTGTAGACGGCATTATAGCCGCCATTGGTCGCCAGAAACGCCTCCGGCTCGTAAGGCCACGTCTTCCTGACCTGCTCCTCCAGCTCCGGCAGGATCCGGCTGCGCTCATAGCTGTTGAGATTTTCCGCCGAGGCGCCATAAGCCATCGCCGCTTCCAGCTTTGGCAACAGCCGGACATCGGGAACGGCTGCCGTTAGATTGAGGGCGTCGGAACCGTAGTCGCCGACACTTGCCAGCCGCGCCGGCTTGGCGACGAAGCGGTCGCCGCTGACCCATGTGCCATTCCTGCCGCGTCCGCTGATGATCTTCTGACGTCTGAGTTCGCTCCAGGCTTCCGACAGGGTTGCCGGGCTCACGCCAAGGACAAAGGCGAGGTCGCGGATCGGCGGCAGTTTGGTGCCAACAGGCAGGGCGCCGGCGCGAATGAGCGCGCTCGTTTCAAGCGCGATGCCACGGATGGTCCGATCGCTCAATTTTGAGGCAAACCATTTTGCATCCCGATCTTCGCTCATTTTTACACCATTTTTAATGTTCAATAACGTAATAACATTTGATCGACTTATATTGAACATTTACTCGTTGAGAAAACAAGTTTTCCCGCGAGTGAATTTCATGCCCCTTACTCTCCGCCTTGCCCTTCGTGACTGGGACTACATGACCCCCCTGGTCTTGGGCGATGTCTCCTCCCCGAAACTCGACATTAGGGTGGACCGGGTCGGCACGCTGATCTCGCATGTCGGCAAGAGCGACGCCTATGATGCCGCCGAAACCTCTTTCAGCCGCTATACCCAAATGCGTATCGATGGCGACGAGAGCGTAATCGGCATTCCGAACTTCATCATGCGCGGCTTCCGCCACCGCTGCGTCATCACCACCAAGGACAGCCCGATCACGAGCTTCGCCCAATTGGCCGGCAAGCGTATCGGCGTCACCGGCTGGCGCGATTCCGGCAATACCTGGACGCGGGCAGCGCTGCGTCGCGAAGGTGTCGGCGTCGAAGATGCCATGTGGTATGCCGGTCGCCTCACGGAAGCGCATCCGATCACCGACCGCCTGGATGGCTTCGGCCGTCCCGGCCGCATCGAGGCGGCACCCGGCGAAAGGCCGATGGTGGAGCTGCTGAAAGAAGGGCTGCTTGACGCAATCTTCACGCCCTTCATGCCGGACGGCTATTTCGCCGGCAACTCCGGCTTCCGCCAGCTGCTGCCGGATTTCCGCGCCGCCGAGCATCGCTATTTTGCCGATGTGGGCTATGTACCGGGTATGCACCTGATTGGTTTCAAGGCGGAGTTTGTCGCCGAGCACCCCTGGGTCATGGCCGAACTGAGCGCGCTGATCGATGAATCGCAACGTGTCTGGCTCAGCAAGCGGCGCAAATATGCCGACACCACGCCCTTCATGCTCGATGAGCTGTTGAAATCGGCAGCCGAGCTGCCGGAAGATTGGGATGCGAGCGGCTTTGCCGCCAACCGCAAGATGATCGCGGATTTCGCCGGGGAACTGCATGTGCAGGGTATCCTGCCGCGGCTCCTGACGCCGGAGGAACTCTTCCCGTTCGACGTCGACGGCAGCCGGACGAGCGCTGCCTGACCACCGACTGAAAAATCAGAGACGCAAAGCAAAAAGGGGAATGAACATGTCGCTGAAGAAAATGACCTATCTCGCCCTGGCAAGCCTGATGATGTCGGGTGCCGCCTTCGCCGAGGATGCGAGCCCGCCGAAACTTTCGGTCAACAAGGATCTGCAGGCCAAGCTGCCGGAAGCCATCCGCACATCGGGCAAGATGATCTCCGTCAACAACGGCTCTTTCCCTCCCTATGAAATCGTTACCGGCACCAAGCTGACCGGCGCCAGCGCCGATCTGACCGACGCGATCGGCGAGGTGCTCGGCGTGAAGATCGAGCATGAAAGCGTCAGCGGCCTGCCTGCCATTCTCGCCGGCATCAATTCCGGCCGCTATCAATTCGCCTTCGGACCGATCGGCGATTTCAAGAGCCGCGAGGAGGCCAATGATTTCGTCGACTGGGTACAGGAATTCGTCGTCTTCGCCGTCCAGAAGGGCAACCCGAAGGGCATCACCTCGCTCGATAGCGCCTGCGGCCAGCGCATTGCCGTCATGGCCGGCGGCTCGGCCGAAAAGGTCATCCAGGTCCAGGCGGAAAAATGCAAGACTGACGGCAAGGGCGCGATCGAAGTCCAGTCCTTCACCGACCAGCCGAGCTCGATACTTGCTGTCCGCTCCAAGCGCTCCGACGCCTTCTTCTCCTCGCAGGCGCCGCTCACCTATTTCGTCTCGCAGGCGAACGGCCAGCTCGAACTGACGGGCGTCGGCCAGAAGAATGGTTTCGAGGATCTCTATCAGGGCGCCGTCGTGCCGAAAGGCTCGCCGCTCGGCCCAATTCTGAAGGATGCCGTCGAACTTCTCATGGACAATGGCACTTACGCCGCCATCATGAAGAAATGGGGCCTTGAGAACAACATGATCAAGGAACCCGGTATCAATCTCGGCGGGAAGTTGCCGAAATGAGCACGAGTGCCAGAGATATCGCATCGCCATCAGGCGATGCGGCGGAGCGGGATGTGGCGAATGCCCACACACCGTTCCCGAAGGGTCGTGTGGCGGCCTGGATCGTTACCCTTGCGATCGCGGCCTATTGGGCCTGGTCTGTCGCCCACAACGAGAATTTCGGCTGGCATGTCGTCGCCCAGTATTTCTTCGACCCCGTCGTCATCAGCGGCCTCTATGTCTCGCTCGGCCTGACCGTCATCGCCATGGCACTCGGCATCGTCTTCGGCCTGCTGCTGGCGATTGCCCGCATGTCGAAGGATACGCTGGCAAGCACGCTCGCCTCGCTGTTCATCTGGTTCTTCCGCGGCACGCCGCTGCTCGTGCAGCTGATCTTCTGGTACAATCTCTCGACGCTCTTCCCGACACTATCGATCGGCATTCCCTTCGGCCCGACCTTCGTCAGCTGGGATACCAATTCCGTCATCAGCCCGATGACGGCGGCGATCGCCGGCCTTGCTCTGAACGAGGCCGCCTATATGGCCGAAATCATCCGCGGCGGCCTGCTTTCGGTCGACAGAGGCCAGTTCGAGACCGCCGAAGCCTTCGGCATGACCCGAAGCCGGGCTCTGCGCCGCATCATCATCCCCCAGGCCATGCGCTCTATCGTGCCGCCAACCGGCAACCAGTTGATCAGCATGATCAAGGCGACCTCGCTCGTCAGCGTCATCGCCATGGCCGACCTGCTCTACTCCGTGCAGTCGATCTACAACCGCACCTTTGAGGTCGTCCCGATGCTGCTGGTCGCCGTCATATGGTATCTGCTGATCACTTCGGTGCTGAATATCGCCCAGAGCTATATCGAGCGCTACTATAGCCGCGCCGACCGCCGCACCAGTGGGACGAAGGTGGCAACGGACAGCACGCTCGCGCCGGCGCAGGAGGCAGGCCAATGAACGCTTCCATAAACCCAGTCGTCGGCGTCAGCCCCCTGGTGCAGGCGCGCGACGTCCACAAATCTTTCGAACATCTCGAAGTGCTAAAAGGCATCGATCTCGACGTGACGCCCGGTGAAGTGGTCGTCATCCTCGGCCCTTCCGGTTCCGGTAAGTCGACCTTCCTGCGCTGCATCAACCATCTGGAATCGATCAATCGCGGCTCGATCGAAGTGGATGGCGAGCAGATCGGCTATCGGCTGAACAAGGGCCGGCTGGTCAAATTGTCAAACCATGCGATCGCGCTGCAGCGGCGCAAGATCGGCATGGTGTTCCAGCAGTTCAACCTCTATCCGCATATGACGGCGCTGCAGAACGTCATCGAAGCGCCGATCGGCATTCATGGCGAAAGCCGCAAGCAGGCAACCGAGAATGCGCTGGCATTGCTCGACCGCGTTGGCTTGTCGGCCAAGACTCACAACTACCCCCGGCAACTCTCCGGTGGGCAGCAGCAGCGCGTCGCGATTGCGAGAGCGTTAGCGATCAAGCCGAAGCTGATGCTCTTCGACGAGCCGACCTCGGCACTCGATCCGGAACTGGTCGGCGAGGTGCTTGCCACCATGCGCGACCTTGCAAAACAGGGCCTGACGATGATCGTCGTCACCCATGAGATCGGCTTTGCCCGCGAAGCGGCTGATCGCGTCGTCTTCATGGATGGCGGCAAGATCGTCGAACAGGGCAAGCCGGATGATGTGATCGGCAATCCGCAGCATCCGCGCACCAGAAGCTTCCTGTCGCGCTTCATCTAGCGCGGCAGTATCATCATCAGCGAGGCCTGCACGCTTTATGGCGGATGGCGGCTCAAGCGAACCATTGGAATAGCCATGACCCTCGACAACGATTTCGCCCGGCTCTCGGACCTCGAGCCGATGAAGGCCGAACTGACCGGCATCCGCCAGCATCTGCACGCCAATCCCGAACTCTCCTTCGAAGAGGCTGAAACGGCGCGTTTCGTTGCCGAGAAGCTGGAAGCCTGGGGCTATGAGGTGACGCGCAATGTCGGCGGTCATGGCGTCGTCGCGCGCATGACTGTTGGAGCCGGCAAGAAGAGCATCGCGATCCGCGCCGACATGGACGCCCTGCCGATCACCGAGCAGACCGGCCATTCCTATGCCAGCAAAGTGCCGGGCAAGATGCATGCCTGCGGCCACGACGGCCACACCACCATATTGCTGGGGGCGGCCGAATATCTCGCCCGCACCCGCCGCTTCAACGGCACCGTAAACCTGATCTTCCAGCCGGCCGAAGAGGCGGGCGCTGTCAGCGGCGCTCCCGCAATGATCAAGGATGGCCTGTTCGAACGCTTTCCCTTCGACGTCATTTACGGGCTGCATAATCATCCGGGTGCTGCGGAAGGCACCTGGCTATTGCGCTCCGGCCCGCTGATGGCGGCCGCCGACACAGTTGAGATTACCATCATAGGCAAAGGCGGTCACGCCTCGCGTCCCCATCTGACCGTGGATCCCGTCGTCGTCGCCTGCAACCTCGTCGTCAGTCTGCAGACGATCGTTGCCCGCAGCGTCGACCCGACGCAGACAGCAGTCGTGACCGTTGGTGCCATCCATGCCGGCGAAGTATCGAACGTCATTCCGGAGAGCGCAAAGATGCTGCTCACGGTCCGCTCCTTCGATCCGAAGGTGCGTGAGCTGCTCGAGGCGCGCATTCGCAAGCTGACGGCATCCATCGCGGATGGCTACGGCGCGAGCGCCGAGATCGACTACGTGCATGGCCATCCGGTTGTCGTCAACTCGGAGAAGGAGACGGAATTCGCGCGGATGGTCGCCGAGGAACTTGTCGGCGCTGAGAAGGTCACCACTTGCGGCCTTATCCCCGGCAGCGAGGATTTCTCGCATTACCTGGAGCATAAGCCCGGCAGCTTCCTGCGCCTCGGCAACGGCGTGAACTCGGCCATCCTCCACAGCGCCAAGTATGATTTCGCCGATGAAAGCCTCACCGTCGGTGCCGCTATGTGGGCGCGTCTGACCGAGCGTTATCTCGACGCCTGAACCGGTTCCTATATGGATCGCAAGGCGGCGCTGGCGACGCCACGATAAACAGCAGCCCTGGCAACAAGCCGGGGCTGATCCGTTTTCTGGATGTCATGGAAAAAAGCGGAATGCGATGCTTTCAATAGCGCCGCGAGAGCAGTTCCAGCAAAAGTGCGAAGCGGTTTTGCGTTCGGAACGGCGTAATAACAAGGAGATAGAGCATTTTCGCGATTCGAAGAAAAGCGGAATTGCTCTAGACCCGCGGTGCAGTGCGATTCCTGCCTTTATAAATACTACTTATCGAAGGATCCGAGACTATCGCCCGTTGCAGGCGCTGTATTTGCAGGCGTTTCAGTCCCCAACCCGGCTTCCAGCTGCCCATTCTGAGTCTGCATTACCCGCCATTCATTTTCGAGGCGGTCAATCACATACGTAGGAATTTCATTTCTTACGTTTTCAAACTCTTGCATCACGACCTCCATCGCCATGCGTTACTGGCATGACATGGAGGAGTTTCTTTGTAAATCAAGGCATTAAACTATTTAAACGATTAAAATATTTTCAATCGTTTGAAATATCGGCTTCTGTGGAAAAGATTCCAACAGCGTTAATGCGCGATGGGAGCTTACCGCGGCGAAGCGGGGTCATTGATGCCAGCAAAGCCGGGGTGGCGAGCAGCCGACGGTTGCAATCGCCCATCAAACTCCAGATCCTGCGCGCGTCCGATCGAATCATGTTGCTCGCGCATGGCGTCGGCAGCCTCACGGACTACTTCAGAAATCTGCAGGAGCTGCTTGGCGAGAGGGCTCGTCCTGCGCCAGATCATGCCGATGGTGCGCGACGGCTGCGGGCTTTGGAAGCGCACCGTCGACACCGAGGCGGAACGAGTTTCCACCGCGACCGCCATCTCCGGTATCAAAGTGACGCCGATGCCGGCGCTGACCATCTGCACCAGCGTCGACAGTGAGCTGCCGTCCATCAGCTCGCGCGGCAAGGCTGAATGGATGTTGCAGAAGGAAAGAGCCTGGTCGCGGAAACAATGCCCCTCTTCCAACAGCAGCAGCCGCATTTCGCGAAGCGCTTCCCGATTGGGCACCGGCTTGCCCTCGTCCTCGCTCGGTCGCACCAACACGAAGTTTTCCGCAAACAGCGGCACCTCCGTCAGAGATGTCTCGGAGACGGGCAGAGCGACAATCGCCGTATCCAGCCTCCCCTCCTCCAGCTCCTCGACCAGCTTCGACGTCAAAGTCTCGCGCACATGGATATCCAGACCGTCATAGATGCGGGAGAGATTGCCGATGATGCTCGGCAGCAGATAGGGCGCGACCGTGGGGATGATGCCGATGCGCAAACGTCCCACAGGCTGATCGCGCGACGCGCGGGCAAGATCTCCCAGCTCATCGACAGAGCGCAGGATGTCGCGGACGCGGATCGCGAAGGCCTCGCCGAAATTGGTCAGCCGGACCTGTCTCGCGCCTCTTTCGAAGAGGTCCGTACCGAGCTGCTGCTCCAGCTCCTTGATCTGCATCGACAAGGCGGGCTGAGAGATCGCGCATAGATCGGCGGCACGTCCGAAGTGGCCGAGCCGAGCCAGCGCTTCGAAATAGCGAAGCTGTTTGAGCGTGAAGTTTGCCATAAGCGCATCTTATCGCGTCAATCAGGAAATCCAACTTAAATTAATGGAAAGCCTTGGCTATAGTGCCGCGGCAAAGATGAGATGCGGCCGCCTGTCATACGAAGCTCATATCGAGAGCATTGACTGCGTTCAGCTCATCGATGCACGGACCGGTCGGAAGGCAGGGACCCAAGCTTTGCCTGCTTCCACGTCTCCGTTTCACGCGAGGCCAGAATGACGAGAGATTCATGCGTCTGACATGTCGCTGCCATACCAGTTTTGGAACCGGGCCGTTTCCCGGCGGGCTGGCAAAGCTCCTTCTCCGGTCGTCACAAATCAAATCATCGTAAGGGAGAGTATCATGGATACAAAAGTCGAAACTGCCGGCAAATGTCCGTTTCCGCATGGAAACACGAGCGTTTCCGCACGTTCGAACCGGGACTGGTGGCCGAATCAGCTGAACCTCAAGATCCTTCATCAGAACTCCGCGCTGTCCAGCCCGCTGGGCAAGGCATTCAACTACGCCGAAGAGTTCAAGAAACTCGATCTGGAGGCCCTGAAGAAGGACCTCACCGCCCTTATGACGGATTCGCAGGAGTGGTGGCCGGCCGACTTCGGTCACTACGGTCCGCTCTTCATCCGCATGGCCTGGCATAGCGCCGGCACCTACCGCACGGGCGACGGCCGCGGCGGCGCCTCCTCCGGCACGCAGCGTTTCGCTCCGCTCAACAGCTGGCCGGATAACGTCAACCTCGACAAGGCTCGCCGTCTCCTTTGGCCTATCAAGCAGAAATACGGCAACAACATCTCCTGGGCCGACCTGCTGGTCCTGACCGGTAACGTCGCGCTGGAATCCATGGGCTTCAAGACCTTCGGCTTCGGCGGCGGTCGCGAAGATGTCTGGGAGCCGGAAGAAGACATTTACTGGGGCGCGGAAGACACGTGGCTCGGCGACAAGCGCTACAGCGGCGATCGCGATCTGGAAAACCCGCTCGCAGCTGTGCAGATGGGTCTCATCTACGTCAATCCTGAGGGACCGAACGGCAATCCGGACCCGCTCGCAGCCGCTCGCGACATCCGCGAAACCTTCGCCCGCATGGCAATGAACGACGAAGAAACCGTCGCCCTCATTGCCGGCGGCCATACCTTCGGCAAGACCCATGGTGCCGGTGACGCAGCCCATGTCGGCCCCGAGCCGGAAGCAGCCGGCATCGAAGAACAGGGCCTCGGCTGGAAGAACAGCTTCGGCACTGGCAAGGGCGGCGACACGATCGGCAGCGGCCTCGAAGTCACCTGGACCTCGACGCCGACCAAGTGGAGCAACAATTTCTTCTGGAATCTGTTCGGCTATGAATGGGAACTGACGAAAAGCCCGGCCGGCGCGCATCAGTGGGTGCCGAAGCATGGCGCTGGCGCCGGCTCGATCCCGGACGCGCACGACAAGTCCAAGCGTCACGCTCCTGCCATGCTGACCACCGACCTCGCCCTGCGCTTCGATCCGGCTTATGAGAAGATTTCCCGCCGCTTCTTTGAAAATCCGGATGAGTTCGCCGATGCCTTCGCCCGCGCCTGGTTCAAGCTGACCCATCGCGATATGGGGCCGCGCGTCCGTTATCTCGGCCCGGAAGTGCCGAGCGAAGAGCTCATCTGGCAGGATCCGATCCCGGCTGCCGGTCCCGCATCGATCGAACCCAGCGATGTCGCCGCCCTCAAGGCCGAGATTGCTGCATCGGGTCTCACCATCCCGCAGCTGGTTTCGACGGCCTGGGCTTCGGCTTCGACCTTCCGCGGCTCAGACAAGCGCGGCGGTGCAAACGGCGCTCGCGTCCGTCTTGCTCCACAGAAGGACTGGGAGGCCAACCAGCCGGCCCAGCTCGCTTCCGTTCTGGCAACGCTCGAAGGCATCCAGAAGAAGTTCAACGATGCCCAGACCGGCGGCAAGATTGTATCGATTGCCGATCTGATCGTTCTCGGCGGCTCGGTCGCTATCGAACAGGCTGCGAAGAAGGCCGGCCATGACGTGGTTGTACCCTTCGCTCCCGGCCGCACCGATGCGTCGCAGGAACAGACCGATGTCGAGGCCTTCGCCGTTCTCGAGCCGATCGTCGACGGCTTCCGCAACTATCAGCGGCAGGCCTACACCGTCTCTTCCGAAGAGCTTCTGATCGATAAGGCGCAGCTGCTGACGCTGACGGCTCCGGAAATGACCGCCCTCATCGGCGGCCTGCGTGTGCTGAATGCCAATGTCGGCCAGAGCCAGCACGGCGTCTTCACCAAGCGTCCGGAAACCTTGACCAACGACTTCTTCGTGAACTT contains:
- the katG gene encoding catalase/peroxidase HPI, giving the protein MDTKVETAGKCPFPHGNTSVSARSNRDWWPNQLNLKILHQNSALSSPLGKAFNYAEEFKKLDLEALKKDLTALMTDSQEWWPADFGHYGPLFIRMAWHSAGTYRTGDGRGGASSGTQRFAPLNSWPDNVNLDKARRLLWPIKQKYGNNISWADLLVLTGNVALESMGFKTFGFGGGREDVWEPEEDIYWGAEDTWLGDKRYSGDRDLENPLAAVQMGLIYVNPEGPNGNPDPLAAARDIRETFARMAMNDEETVALIAGGHTFGKTHGAGDAAHVGPEPEAAGIEEQGLGWKNSFGTGKGGDTIGSGLEVTWTSTPTKWSNNFFWNLFGYEWELTKSPAGAHQWVPKHGAGAGSIPDAHDKSKRHAPAMLTTDLALRFDPAYEKISRRFFENPDEFADAFARAWFKLTHRDMGPRVRYLGPEVPSEELIWQDPIPAAGPASIEPSDVAALKAEIAASGLTIPQLVSTAWASASTFRGSDKRGGANGARVRLAPQKDWEANQPAQLASVLATLEGIQKKFNDAQTGGKIVSIADLIVLGGSVAIEQAAKKAGHDVVVPFAPGRTDASQEQTDVEAFAVLEPIVDGFRNYQRQAYTVSSEELLIDKAQLLTLTAPEMTALIGGLRVLNANVGQSQHGVFTKRPETLTNDFFVNLLDMGTEWKAVSDAKDVFEGRDRATGDVKWTATRVDLVFGSNSQLRAIAEVYGQSDAEKKFVQDFVAAWTKVMNADRFDIA